The Candidatus Neomarinimicrobiota bacterium genome contains a region encoding:
- a CDS encoding cytochrome C — protein sequence MVIVGVTSVLFFVLSLTDENFRLIVTKPDNIPIVGLIFIVLFFTWVAMYQAVRNDKRIEEGKPVSEAEVDPKRVIVWPDLVYIELIALSLVLILLIGWSVFVQAPLEQPANPANSPNPSKAPWYFLGLQELLVYFDPWIAGVLLPGLAVVGLIAIPYIDKNKKGNGYYSFAERKMAISIFLFGWLLLWILLIVIGTFLRGPNWNFFGPYEYWDVHKLEPLVNINLSEIIYIKWFGTGLPGNWFLREIFGIGLILVYFFVTPVILTKKWFGSLYEKLGIGRYAIFISLLLLMISFPIKMYLRWLFNLKYLVAIPEFFFNI from the coding sequence ATGGTGATAGTTGGCGTCACCTCTGTTCTCTTTTTCGTGCTAAGCTTGACGGATGAAAACTTCAGGCTTATCGTGACAAAGCCGGACAACATACCTATAGTCGGGCTTATCTTTATAGTCCTCTTTTTCACATGGGTTGCGATGTACCAGGCGGTGCGAAACGATAAACGCATAGAGGAAGGCAAGCCGGTATCGGAAGCGGAAGTCGATCCAAAGAGGGTGATAGTCTGGCCCGATCTTGTATATATAGAGCTTATAGCGCTATCTCTCGTGCTCATTCTTCTTATCGGTTGGTCGGTGTTCGTGCAGGCGCCGTTAGAGCAGCCTGCGAATCCGGCGAACTCTCCCAACCCCTCGAAAGCTCCCTGGTATTTTCTCGGCTTGCAGGAGCTGCTCGTCTATTTCGATCCATGGATAGCCGGAGTTCTTCTGCCGGGTCTCGCTGTAGTGGGGTTGATAGCTATTCCGTACATAGACAAAAACAAGAAGGGAAACGGGTATTATTCCTTCGCCGAAAGGAAGATGGCGATTTCCATTTTCCTCTTCGGGTGGTTGTTACTTTGGATTTTGTTAATAGTCATAGGCACCTTTTTAAGAGGACCGAACTGGAACTTTTTCGGGCCTTATGAGTATTGGGACGTCCATAAACTCGAGCCCTTAGTAAACATCAACCTTTCCGAGATAATCTACATTAAGTGGTTCGGAACAGGACTTCCGGGCAACTGGTTCCTCAGAGAGATCTTCGGTATCGGATTGATTTTAGTTTATTTTTTTGTAACGCCTGTGATTCTGACCAAAAAATGGTTTGGCAGTCTTTATGAGAAACTGGGAATCGGCAGGTACGCTATTTTTATTTCACTGCTGCTGCTTATGATCAGTTTTCCGATAAAAATGTATCTGAGATGGTTGTTCAACTTGAAGTATCTTGTCGCTATACCTGAGTTTTTCTTCAATATTTAG